From the genome of Virgibacillus siamensis, one region includes:
- a CDS encoding YczE/YyaS/YitT family protein, producing MRFIRDGIHFYFIGIVILTLGIALTIQSALGASPFDALLVGLHRTFGLTVGSWEIVVGFSMIVGNALAMKKRPEYLALITSLVTGIGIDSWLILLRDWIDPAAWPGQSIALTVGIILIGLGVAFYLQSNFAPNPMDRTMLVISDLTGWNVTYSRAAISGVLVIVAYLFGGAIGIGTLINALISGVIISLFLPYVKALRRGPRKRRNKMAQ from the coding sequence ATGCGATTCATTCGGGACGGGATCCATTTTTATTTTATTGGTATCGTCATATTGACACTGGGAATTGCACTCACCATTCAATCAGCATTGGGTGCATCCCCTTTTGATGCACTTCTGGTCGGACTGCATCGGACTTTTGGTTTAACGGTTGGCAGCTGGGAAATCGTTGTTGGCTTCTCCATGATTGTCGGTAATGCACTCGCCATGAAAAAAAGACCGGAATATCTGGCGCTAATCACATCGCTCGTAACCGGAATTGGTATTGATTCGTGGCTGATCCTTCTTCGTGACTGGATTGATCCGGCTGCATGGCCCGGACAGTCGATTGCGCTTACTGTTGGCATTATTTTAATCGGACTCGGCGTTGCATTTTACTTGCAGTCTAATTTCGCACCAAATCCGATGGATCGAACGATGCTAGTCATTTCGGATTTGACCGGCTGGAATGTGACATATTCCCGGGCTGCAATCAGTGGAGTGCTGGTCATTGTTGCCTATCTTTTTGGCGGAGCAATTGGAATTGGGACGTTGATTAACGCGCTAATTTCCGGCGTGATTATCAGCCTTTTCCTGCCATATGTGAAAGCACTCCGCCGTGGACCGCGGAAACGCCGGAATAAAATGGCGCAATGA
- a CDS encoding small acid-soluble spore protein P: MGKGKNRKGPKQQESPNLPTGPKQPYGEPLDGSHKVKQRNHSRQKQKSDHDM; the protein is encoded by the coding sequence ATGGGTAAAGGTAAAAATCGCAAAGGACCAAAACAGCAGGAAAGCCCCAACCTGCCAACAGGTCCTAAGCAGCCGTATGGTGAACCGCTCGACGGATCACATAAAGTGAAACAGCGTAATCATTCACGGCAAAAACAAAAATCCGATCATGATATGTAA
- a CDS encoding SIMPL domain-containing protein: MHEQRVMSVSGTASLSAEPDIVTVELQVVTENMELAAAQQENSQSMNQVIQALLNMGIEQENIRTTAFNIYPQYDFVDGVQQFRGFEVTHAIQITIGDISRAGMVIDTAVQNGVNRVSDAEFALADQDAIYQQALSMALRDAYAKAQKLAATMKLNVMPIPVEIDEKSDTAPVVYQTYTTAKASTNLQPGQLKVTAQVDVKFLF; encoded by the coding sequence ATGCATGAACAACGTGTGATGTCAGTATCCGGCACGGCATCTCTGTCAGCTGAACCGGATATTGTTACAGTCGAACTGCAAGTGGTAACGGAAAATATGGAACTTGCAGCAGCTCAGCAGGAAAACAGCCAGTCGATGAATCAGGTAATCCAAGCATTATTAAACATGGGGATCGAACAGGAAAATATTCGGACGACGGCATTTAACATTTATCCGCAGTATGACTTTGTGGATGGTGTGCAGCAATTCAGGGGATTTGAAGTGACACATGCAATTCAAATTACGATAGGAGACATCAGTCGGGCAGGGATGGTGATTGATACCGCCGTTCAGAATGGTGTGAACCGGGTGTCGGATGCGGAGTTTGCGCTAGCCGATCAGGATGCCATCTATCAGCAGGCATTAAGCATGGCGCTTCGTGACGCTTATGCGAAAGCACAGAAACTTGCAGCAACGATGAAATTAAACGTTATGCCGATTCCGGTTGAAATTGATGAAAAATCGGATACCGCACCGGTCGTATATCAAACCTATACAACTGCGAAAGCTTCCACCAATTTGCAGCCGGGACAGCTGAAAGTTACTGCACAGGTTGATGTGAAATTCCTGTTTTAG
- a CDS encoding GNAT family N-acetyltransferase: MREFPVLETNRLNLIHIDHQFDQNFYDIMSNDDVTEFYGMESLESVEQAKAIIDSFQQLFEAERCIRWGMVLHPSDEFIGTIGLNNLNVKGKKAEIGFELDPDQWRKGITTEAINEVLRYSFEVLDLYRIGAVAFPANTASNSLLKKIGFAQEGKLRGYLFQNGHSHDAFVYSILRDEWIERKGGLA, encoded by the coding sequence ATGCGGGAATTTCCAGTTCTTGAAACAAACCGCCTTAATTTAATTCATATTGATCATCAATTTGACCAGAATTTTTATGATATTATGTCCAACGACGATGTAACCGAATTTTATGGGATGGAAAGCCTTGAGTCAGTTGAGCAGGCAAAAGCGATTATTGACAGCTTTCAGCAGCTGTTTGAAGCGGAGCGCTGTATCCGCTGGGGGATGGTTTTGCATCCGAGCGACGAATTCATTGGTACTATAGGTTTAAACAATTTAAATGTGAAAGGTAAAAAAGCGGAAATCGGCTTCGAACTGGACCCAGACCAGTGGCGAAAAGGCATTACTACGGAGGCAATCAATGAAGTGCTCCGCTACTCGTTTGAGGTGCTGGACTTGTACCGAATTGGCGCAGTAGCGTTTCCAGCCAACACAGCATCCAATTCCCTTCTGAAAAAAATCGGGTTTGCACAGGAAGGAAAGTTGCGCGGATACTTATTTCAAAACGGCCATTCTCATGACGCTTTCGTTTACTCTATCTTGCGGGACGAATGGATTGAACGCAAAGGCGGACTGGCGTAA
- a CDS encoding GNAT family N-acetyltransferase — protein MNIRMATPDDAAQIARVHVDSWRSTYKGIVPDSFLDRMSYEKRTERWKQNSVEQNVFVAENNNTEIVGFANGGKERQGKFAGYDGELYAIYLFKEYQGKGIGKRLTQAVVDSLLKEGYQAMVIWVLEKNPAVHFYEAIGGQPLGEDELEIDGAKLKEIAYGWQDLQQF, from the coding sequence ATGAACATTCGAATGGCGACACCTGATGATGCGGCCCAAATCGCCAGGGTGCATGTTGACAGCTGGCGTTCTACATATAAAGGAATTGTTCCCGATTCGTTTTTGGATCGAATGTCGTATGAGAAACGAACGGAGCGGTGGAAGCAAAACAGTGTCGAACAAAATGTATTCGTTGCTGAAAATAACAATACTGAAATTGTCGGCTTTGCCAATGGCGGGAAAGAACGTCAGGGGAAATTTGCAGGGTATGATGGAGAATTGTACGCAATCTATCTTTTTAAGGAATATCAGGGCAAAGGAATCGGCAAACGTCTGACACAGGCAGTGGTTGATTCTCTTTTAAAAGAAGGGTATCAAGCCATGGTAATCTGGGTGTTGGAAAAAAATCCGGCCGTACATTTTTACGAAGCAATTGGCGGGCAGCCATTGGGCGAGGATGAATTGGAAATCGATGGTGCAAAACTGAAAGAGATTGCTTACGGTTGGCAGGATTTACAACAATTTTAA
- a CDS encoding GNAT family N-acetyltransferase, translated as MRIQRLKTTENPPMELLLTADPSENNVREYLSKGQCYVVRKDNVVIGVYVLTQERQNKMELVNVAVLEHYQGQGIGTKMIQHAIANAQLQGYQFIDVGTGNSSIDQLRLYQQCGFRMVKIRRDYFVENYNEPIYENGIQCRDMVRLSIPLRA; from the coding sequence ATGAGAATACAGCGATTAAAAACGACGGAAAATCCTCCAATGGAGTTGCTGCTGACAGCGGATCCATCTGAGAATAATGTACGTGAATATCTGTCCAAGGGTCAATGCTACGTTGTCAGGAAAGACAATGTGGTTATTGGGGTGTATGTCCTGACCCAGGAAAGGCAAAATAAAATGGAGCTTGTTAATGTGGCTGTTCTGGAACATTATCAGGGGCAGGGGATCGGTACAAAAATGATTCAGCACGCAATTGCGAATGCACAGTTGCAGGGTTATCAGTTTATTGATGTCGGAACAGGAAATTCCAGCATTGATCAGCTGCGACTGTATCAGCAGTGCGGGTTCCGGATGGTCAAAATCCGCCGCGATTATTTTGTGGAAAACTATAATGAGCCAATTTATGAAAATGGAATCCAATGCCGTGATATGGTTCGACTGTCAATCCCATTGCGGGCATAA
- a CDS encoding DUF4181 domain-containing protein produces MSLDLWELIMLIAVLFVGGYFLEKGLRKWLNIGKSNKRFANKKHEWAVLITGAAALVVFLFMNGIFRTNNVNINPGNLILLIPVVMMSVEAFMQWKYHENPREYLITLIFLGIFIVFAVTFMAIFGIRYN; encoded by the coding sequence TTGTCTTTGGATTTATGGGAACTGATAATGTTAATTGCTGTATTGTTTGTTGGCGGTTATTTTTTGGAGAAGGGACTAAGAAAGTGGCTTAACATTGGAAAATCAAATAAACGGTTTGCGAATAAAAAACATGAATGGGCTGTGTTGATCACGGGTGCGGCAGCTCTTGTCGTCTTTTTATTTATGAACGGGATTTTCAGAACCAACAACGTCAATATAAATCCAGGGAACCTTATTTTGTTGATTCCAGTGGTGATGATGTCAGTCGAAGCATTCATGCAATGGAAATATCACGAAAATCCGCGGGAATATCTTATTACGCTAATTTTTCTTGGGATTTTTATAGTATTTGCAGTAACGTTTATGGCAATCTTTGGCATCCGTTATAACTAA
- a CDS encoding DUF5392 family protein, translating into MNNFMMTNVPAFIEKEMQAMTEMIKPQLKKSSRYSLIALPLLAISITNLFFSLISGGWTLDNMVILGIYALMAAVGIALFKESKHVKKEMYKIGMEHMIERINESEHVNDYSKEKYIRNIKAQPKFGMQTFFDFLTEENSRKERMTEN; encoded by the coding sequence ATGAATAATTTTATGATGACAAATGTTCCTGCATTCATTGAAAAAGAGATGCAGGCTATGACAGAAATGATTAAACCGCAGTTGAAAAAAAGTTCACGGTATTCATTGATTGCCCTGCCTCTGCTGGCAATCTCCATTACCAATCTGTTCTTTTCGCTGATTTCAGGCGGATGGACACTGGATAACATGGTGATTTTGGGAATTTATGCGCTGATGGCGGCGGTCGGGATCGCACTGTTTAAAGAATCTAAACACGTCAAAAAAGAAATGTACAAAATCGGCATGGAACACATGATTGAACGCATTAACGAGAGCGAACATGTCAACGACTATTCCAAGGAAAAATATATTCGTAATATTAAAGCACAGCCAAAGTTCGGCATGCAGACATTCTTTGATTTCCTGACCGAGGAAAATAGCCGTAAAGAACGAATGACAGAGAACTAA
- the csaA gene encoding chaperone CsaA encodes MATIDDFMKLDLRIGTVLTAEPFPEARKPAIKLEVDFGELGVRRSSAQITERYDPEQLVGRQVVGVVNFPPMRVAGYKSEVLVIGGVPEDGDVVLLGPDENVPNGTKIS; translated from the coding sequence ATGGCAACAATTGATGATTTTATGAAATTGGATCTGCGGATTGGTACGGTTCTTACAGCGGAACCATTTCCGGAAGCACGAAAGCCTGCCATTAAATTAGAGGTGGACTTTGGGGAGCTTGGTGTCAGGAGGTCATCTGCTCAAATTACGGAGCGATATGATCCGGAGCAGCTTGTCGGACGTCAGGTTGTTGGTGTGGTCAATTTTCCACCGATGCGGGTTGCCGGGTATAAATCGGAAGTGCTCGTTATCGGTGGAGTACCTGAGGACGGCGATGTCGTGCTGTTAGGGCCGGATGAAAATGTGCCCAACGGAACGAAAATTTCATAA
- a CDS encoding VOC family protein: protein MKINITSVFVEDQEKALRFYTDVLGFEKKTDMPAGDFKWLTVVSPEDPDGVELLLEPNDNPAAKTYQEAIYDQGIPTTSFAVDDLHKEYERLTELGVAFTAEPTEMGPVTFAIFDDTCGNLIQISQGK from the coding sequence TTGAAGATTAATATTACGAGTGTTTTTGTGGAGGATCAGGAGAAGGCGTTGAGATTTTATACAGATGTGCTTGGGTTTGAGAAGAAGACGGATATGCCTGCGGGGGATTTTAAGTGGCTGACTGTAGTGTCACCGGAGGATCCGGATGGTGTGGAACTGCTGCTTGAGCCGAACGATAATCCTGCAGCCAAAACCTACCAAGAGGCAATCTATGATCAGGGAATTCCGACGACTTCATTTGCAGTGGATGACCTTCATAAAGAATATGAACGTTTGACGGAATTGGGAGTAGCTTTCACTGCGGAACCAACGGAAATGGGTCCGGTCACGTTTGCTATTTTTGATGATACGTGCGGAAACTTGATTCAAATTTCACAAGGAAAATAG
- a CDS encoding FAD-binding oxidoreductase, translated as MKLVEELQAALSKERVSENETLLEQHSSDESYHKPNRPEIVVFPENSEEVSEVVKLANQYKTTVVPYGFGSSLEGNVIPYEGGIVIDFSMMNKVLEIRENDFLVKVQPGVTRSQLDKELKKYGLFFSVDPGADATLGGMAATNASGTTAVRYGIMRDQVRDMEVVTADGSIIHTGNMAAKSSSGYNLNGVLVGSEGTLGCFTELTLRVYGIPENVMAARAEFPTVDDAVEAVISILQAGIPIARVELVDEQSIKQMNDFSDTNYNAVPTLFLEFHGNEAGLQQDVEFMKEIVMDMNCQEIEFESDTAARNRLWEARHNVAYAYIHGHPGKKQMVTDVCVPISELAGAVKDARAAVNESGLAGGIVGHVGDGNYHILLMIDVNDPNDIEKANKVNERIVEYALERGGTCTGEHGVGVGKRKYQEKEHGDALEVMRKIKAALDPDGVLNPGKVV; from the coding sequence ATGAAACTAGTTGAAGAATTGCAGGCTGCGCTGTCAAAGGAGCGTGTTTCTGAAAATGAAACATTGTTAGAACAGCACAGCTCGGATGAATCATACCACAAACCCAACCGGCCGGAAATTGTTGTTTTTCCGGAAAACAGCGAAGAGGTCAGTGAAGTTGTCAAACTGGCAAATCAATATAAAACTACAGTTGTTCCATATGGGTTCGGCTCCAGTCTGGAAGGAAACGTTATTCCGTATGAGGGCGGCATCGTCATCGATTTTTCCATGATGAACAAGGTGCTGGAAATTCGTGAAAATGACTTTCTCGTAAAAGTTCAGCCCGGTGTCACACGTTCACAGCTTGATAAAGAATTAAAAAAATATGGCTTATTTTTTTCCGTTGACCCGGGTGCAGATGCGACACTGGGCGGTATGGCCGCAACAAATGCGAGCGGAACAACTGCCGTTCGTTACGGGATTATGCGTGATCAGGTACGCGATATGGAAGTCGTGACGGCAGACGGCTCTATCATACATACCGGGAATATGGCCGCAAAGTCATCTTCCGGCTATAATTTAAATGGTGTTTTGGTAGGATCTGAAGGAACACTCGGCTGTTTTACCGAATTGACACTGCGGGTGTACGGCATTCCGGAAAATGTTATGGCAGCTAGAGCAGAATTTCCAACCGTGGATGATGCGGTCGAAGCCGTTATTTCTATTTTACAGGCTGGCATTCCGATTGCCCGTGTAGAACTTGTGGATGAGCAGTCTATCAAACAGATGAATGATTTCAGTGATACAAATTATAATGCTGTCCCAACACTTTTTCTTGAATTTCACGGTAATGAAGCAGGGCTTCAGCAGGATGTGGAATTTATGAAAGAAATTGTGATGGATATGAATTGCCAAGAAATCGAATTTGAATCCGACACAGCTGCACGCAACCGGCTGTGGGAGGCACGTCATAATGTCGCATATGCTTACATTCATGGACATCCGGGTAAAAAACAGATGGTAACCGATGTATGTGTGCCGATTTCGGAACTCGCCGGTGCAGTAAAGGATGCCAGGGCAGCGGTCAATGAATCAGGTCTTGCCGGTGGAATTGTCGGTCATGTCGGTGATGGAAACTATCATATCCTGCTAATGATTGATGTCAACGATCCAAACGATATCGAAAAGGCGAACAAAGTTAATGAACGTATTGTTGAATATGCATTGGAACGGGGAGGCACCTGCACAGGTGAGCACGGTGTCGGTGTCGGCAAGCGAAAATACCAGGAAAAAGAGCACGGGGATGCGCTTGAAGTCATGCGAAAAATAAAAGCAGCACTTGATCCGGATGGTGTGTTGAATCCTGGGAAAGTTGTGTAA
- a CDS encoding aspartyl-phosphate phosphatase Spo0E family protein yields MARSNFDLSAAVSAKKQEMIELGLKYGLTDERTIKCSQQLDTLLNIHVDGERFCLTG; encoded by the coding sequence ATGGCTCGATCGAATTTTGACTTGTCAGCAGCGGTTTCGGCAAAAAAACAGGAAATGATAGAGCTCGGCTTGAAATACGGCCTGACAGATGAACGGACAATTAAGTGCAGCCAGCAGCTCGACACGCTTTTAAATATACATGTGGACGGTGAACGTTTTTGCCTGACAGGATGA
- a CDS encoding beta-class carbonic anhydrase, giving the protein MKLLDEILEYNEKFVEGKEYEKFEAGKLPKKKLLILSCMDTRLVELLPKSMNLENGDAKVLKNPGAVVSNPYDSIMRGILVGVYALQCDEMIIVGHKDCGMSSVNTTDLVETMKSRGINPENFDTVKDAGVDVHQFLAGFDNVEESVTHSVKTVKDHPLMPGDVPVHGLVIDPKTGKLDTVVNGY; this is encoded by the coding sequence ATGAAGCTATTAGACGAAATTCTGGAGTACAATGAAAAGTTTGTTGAAGGTAAGGAGTATGAAAAATTCGAAGCAGGCAAACTGCCGAAAAAGAAACTTTTGATTCTGTCATGTATGGATACGCGGCTGGTTGAATTGCTTCCGAAATCGATGAATCTGGAAAATGGTGATGCCAAGGTTTTAAAAAACCCAGGTGCCGTTGTTTCAAATCCGTATGACAGTATCATGCGCGGGATTCTGGTTGGTGTATATGCGCTGCAGTGTGACGAGATGATTATTGTCGGTCACAAAGACTGCGGAATGTCCAGCGTCAATACAACAGATTTGGTAGAAACCATGAAGAGTCGCGGAATCAACCCGGAAAACTTTGACACTGTGAAAGATGCCGGTGTGGATGTCCATCAGTTTTTAGCAGGATTTGATAATGTGGAAGAAAGTGTAACACACAGTGTCAAAACCGTTAAAGACCACCCACTGATGCCGGGCGATGTACCAGTACACGGATTGGTAATTGATCCGAAAACCGGTAAACTCGACACAGTTGTAAACGGATATTAA
- the ald gene encoding alanine dehydrogenase — MFIGIPKEIKNNENRVAITPAGIVHLVKAGHNVMVEADAGLGSSFTNDEYKEAGAEVVESASDVWKKAEMIMKVKEPLESEFDYFREGLILFTYLHLANEPKLAEALVEKGVTAIAYETITVNNTLPLLTPMSEVAGRMAAQIGAQYLEKAKGGKGILLSGLPGVNRGKVTVIGGGMVGTNAARIAAGLGADVTILDLDPNRLRQLEEMFGSSAQTLMSNPVNIAESVKDSDMVIGAVLIPGARAPKLVTEEMVKSMQPGSVIVDVAIDQGGNFETVDHVTTHDKPIYVKHDVLHYAVANIPGAVPRTATIGLTNVTVPYAEKIAAKGAEEAIKNNAAIKSGVNVLNGKVTYEAVAQDLGYDYVSVEDALK; from the coding sequence ATGTTTATCGGTATTCCTAAAGAAATCAAAAATAATGAAAACCGTGTTGCGATTACTCCAGCTGGTATTGTGCACCTGGTTAAAGCAGGCCACAACGTGATGGTTGAAGCAGATGCTGGTCTTGGCAGCAGTTTTACAAACGATGAATATAAAGAAGCTGGTGCTGAGGTAGTTGAAAGCGCTTCAGACGTATGGAAAAAAGCAGAAATGATCATGAAGGTTAAAGAGCCTCTTGAATCCGAATTCGATTACTTCCGTGAAGGGCTTATCCTGTTCACATACCTTCACCTGGCAAACGAGCCGAAACTGGCAGAAGCTTTGGTAGAAAAAGGCGTTACAGCGATTGCATATGAAACTATCACTGTTAACAATACATTGCCGCTCTTAACTCCAATGAGTGAAGTTGCCGGTCGGATGGCTGCACAAATCGGTGCACAATATCTGGAAAAAGCTAAAGGCGGCAAAGGAATTCTGCTAAGCGGACTGCCTGGTGTTAACCGCGGCAAAGTTACAGTTATTGGCGGCGGCATGGTTGGTACCAATGCAGCGCGTATTGCAGCGGGTCTTGGTGCAGATGTAACCATCCTTGACCTTGACCCGAACCGTTTACGCCAATTGGAGGAAATGTTCGGTTCAAGCGCGCAAACGCTCATGTCCAACCCAGTTAACATTGCGGAATCTGTTAAAGACTCTGATATGGTAATTGGTGCTGTGCTGATTCCTGGTGCAAGAGCGCCAAAACTGGTTACGGAAGAAATGGTTAAATCCATGCAGCCGGGATCTGTAATCGTTGATGTTGCAATTGACCAAGGCGGTAACTTTGAAACAGTCGACCATGTGACAACTCACGATAAGCCAATTTATGTAAAACATGATGTACTGCACTATGCGGTTGCGAACATTCCAGGTGCTGTACCACGCACGGCAACAATCGGCCTGACAAATGTGACCGTTCCATACGCTGAAAAAATTGCTGCCAAAGGTGCTGAAGAAGCAATTAAGAACAATGCAGCAATCAAAAGCGGCGTGAACGTCCTAAACGGAAAAGTAACCTACGAAGCCGTAGCACAGGACCTCGGGTATGATTATGTATCCGTGGAAGACGCCTTGAAATAA
- a CDS encoding PucR family transcriptional regulator gives MHFRSSDNRGFPHDDFKSPDGLADRISEILECPVTIEDSNHRLISYSKHESNVDEARVATIIRRKVPEDVINGLWQSGVMAKLFDSDEPVIIPPIESVGLGNRIAVSVRKNQVILGFIWAQTNEKTVDENTIQILKEAAQLAQNYLLRHQQKQRNSEESYKEFFWQLLSGNVRNKTDIERQAKRFGMELQGDLSVVLIEFDGEVTKTMERHAYYLTETLKQARVIFRLFDQNQLIILAQLGTEKDSINDFTADFIDKMKERLHVKAIIGAYGLIYDSPEHITDSYKQALKVLELKEQFPERLQDVYNYHDLGVFQFIHEFYKFRSRNYYHNPSLKKLKAYDQEHRSDLLASLKMFLECDGNVHKASRLLHIHINTLNYRLKRIAEIANIDLRNYNQKMTLYLDLLVNEMNQRNL, from the coding sequence ATGCATTTTCGTTCATCAGATAACCGCGGATTTCCGCATGATGATTTTAAATCGCCTGACGGATTGGCTGATCGGATCAGTGAGATTCTGGAATGCCCGGTTACGATAGAGGATTCCAATCATAGGTTGATTTCCTACAGCAAACATGAATCAAATGTGGATGAAGCAAGGGTTGCAACCATTATTAGAAGAAAGGTCCCTGAAGACGTTATTAACGGTCTTTGGCAAAGCGGTGTGATGGCAAAGCTTTTTGACAGTGATGAACCAGTTATTATCCCGCCCATCGAATCTGTCGGACTTGGAAATCGTATTGCAGTATCGGTTCGCAAAAATCAGGTTATCCTTGGGTTTATCTGGGCACAGACAAATGAAAAAACCGTTGATGAAAATACGATTCAGATACTAAAGGAAGCCGCACAGCTGGCCCAAAATTATCTGCTGCGGCACCAGCAGAAACAGCGTAATTCCGAAGAAAGTTACAAAGAATTTTTCTGGCAACTGTTGTCCGGTAACGTACGCAATAAAACAGACATTGAACGGCAGGCAAAACGATTCGGGATGGAATTACAAGGGGACTTGAGTGTTGTCCTGATTGAGTTTGACGGTGAAGTAACGAAGACAATGGAACGCCATGCCTATTATTTAACAGAAACGTTGAAACAGGCACGGGTTATTTTTCGGTTATTTGACCAAAACCAACTGATTATTCTTGCCCAGCTTGGTACGGAGAAGGATTCAATTAACGATTTTACAGCGGATTTTATTGATAAGATGAAAGAAAGATTACACGTTAAGGCGATTATAGGTGCGTACGGATTAATATACGATTCGCCTGAACACATTACCGACAGCTATAAACAGGCATTAAAAGTGCTGGAATTGAAAGAACAGTTTCCGGAAAGGCTGCAGGATGTTTACAATTACCATGATCTTGGCGTGTTTCAGTTTATTCATGAGTTTTACAAATTCCGTTCCCGAAATTACTATCACAACCCTTCACTTAAGAAATTGAAGGCATACGATCAGGAACATCGCTCTGATTTGCTTGCTTCACTAAAAATGTTTTTGGAATGTGATGGCAATGTTCATAAGGCTTCCCGGTTGCTGCATATTCATATAAATACATTGAATTACCGGCTGAAGCGGATTGCAGAAATTGCCAATATTGATTTGCGGAATTACAACCAAAAGATGACATTGTACCTGGATCTTCTTGTGAACGAAATGAATCAGAGGAATTTGTGA
- a CDS encoding YkvI family membrane protein, whose product MKRILQIGSAFMGVIIGAGLASGQEILQYFTSFGYMGIFATIISTALFAYLGFILARLGSRMQATSHKEAIYKVSGWKWLGVIVDYIIIFTLFGVGVVMIAGAGSIFSQQFGLPSSFGIIVMSILVAVTIMMNISAVEKVIGSITPFLILSVIGVSIYSIATMDSSFTELEPIAAGLPSSLPNWFISGINYASFNIAVGASMALLMGGNEKDEKTASIGGLVGGLGIGVIIVLSDLAIFSKIETVADAEMPMLELVNNISPVLGIVYAVILFGMVFNTAVGMFFAFAARFTDVGTSNHKIFVIITGIAAFVLSFVGFTDLVALFYPTIGYMGLFLILALIIAPFRSSLIKNDEQSSRESA is encoded by the coding sequence ATGAAACGGATTTTACAAATTGGAAGCGCTTTTATGGGAGTTATCATTGGAGCCGGACTAGCCTCCGGGCAGGAGATTCTGCAGTATTTTACCAGTTTTGGTTATATGGGGATATTTGCCACCATTATATCAACTGCTTTATTCGCGTATTTGGGCTTTATACTGGCAAGGCTCGGCAGCCGCATGCAGGCTACCTCACATAAAGAGGCGATTTATAAAGTGAGTGGATGGAAATGGCTCGGCGTGATTGTGGACTATATCATTATTTTTACTCTATTTGGGGTAGGGGTAGTGATGATCGCCGGAGCAGGCTCCATTTTCAGTCAGCAATTTGGACTTCCTTCCAGTTTCGGTATAATTGTTATGAGTATATTGGTAGCAGTTACCATTATGATGAATATTAGTGCTGTTGAGAAAGTAATCGGAAGTATCACACCGTTTTTGATACTGTCTGTAATAGGTGTATCGATATACAGTATTGCAACAATGGATTCATCTTTTACAGAACTTGAACCGATTGCAGCCGGATTGCCATCTTCATTGCCGAATTGGTTTATTTCCGGGATTAATTATGCTTCATTTAATATTGCAGTTGGAGCTTCTATGGCTCTATTAATGGGCGGTAATGAAAAAGATGAAAAAACGGCATCCATTGGCGGACTAGTCGGCGGACTGGGAATTGGTGTTATAATTGTCTTAAGCGATTTGGCCATTTTCTCAAAAATTGAAACAGTTGCCGATGCAGAAATGCCGATGCTTGAGCTGGTGAACAATATTTCACCGGTATTGGGAATTGTTTATGCGGTAATTCTGTTCGGTATGGTCTTCAACACTGCAGTTGGAATGTTCTTTGCTTTTGCGGCTCGCTTTACCGATGTTGGCACAAGTAACCACAAAATTTTTGTAATTATCACCGGAATTGCTGCATTCGTGCTCAGCTTTGTCGGATTCACCGATTTGGTCGCCTTATTCTATCCGACAATTGGTTATATGGGGCTATTCCTGATACTGGCACTAATTATTGCGCCATTCAGAAGTTCCTTAATAAAAAATGATGAACAATCTTCAAGGGAAAGTGCGTGA